A section of the Pan paniscus chromosome 7, NHGRI_mPanPan1-v2.0_pri, whole genome shotgun sequence genome encodes:
- the PENK gene encoding proenkephalin-A codes for MARFLTLCTWLLLLGPGILATVRAECSQDCATCSYRLVRPADINFLACVMECEGKLPSLKIWETCKELLQLSKPELPQDGTSTLRESSKPEESHLLAKRYGGFMKRYGGFMKKMDELYPMEPEEEANGSEILAKRYGGFMKKDAEEDDSLANSSDLLKELLETGDNRERSHHQDGSDNEEEVSKRYGGFMRGLKRSPQLEDEAKELQKRYGGFMRRVGRPEWWMDYQKRYGGFLKRFAEALPSDEEGESYSKEVPEMEKRYGGFMRF; via the exons ATGGCGCGGTTCCTGACACTTTGCACTTGGCTGCTGTTGCTCGGCCCCGGGATCCTGGCGACCGTGCGGGCCGAATGCAGCCAGGATTGCGCGACGTGCAGCTACCGCCTAGTGCGCCCGGCCGACATCAACTTCCTG GCTTGCGTAATGGAATGTGAAGGTAAACTGCCTTCTCTGAAAATTTGGGAAACCTGCAAGGAGCTCCTGCAGCTGTCCAAACCAGAGCTTCCTCAAGATGGCACCAGCACCCTCAGAGAAAGCAGCAAACCGGAAGAAAGCCATTTGCTAGCCAAAAGGTATGGGGGCTTCATGAAAAGGTATGGAGGCTTCATGAAGAAAATGGATGAGCTTTATCCCATGGAGCCAGAAGAAGAGGCCAATGGAAGTGAGATCCTCGCCAAGCGGTATGGGGGCTTCATGAAGAAGGATGCAGAGGAGGACGACTCGCTGGCCAATTCCTCAGACCTGCTAAAAGAGCTTCTGGAAACAGGGGACAACCGAGAGCGTAGCCACCACCAGGATGGCAGTGATAATGAGGAAGAAGTGAGCAAGAGATATGGGGGCTTCATGAGAGGCTTAAAGAGAAGCCCCCAACTGGAAGATGAAGCCAAAGAGCTGCAGAAGCGATATGGGGGCTTCATGAGAAGAGTAGGTCGCCCAGAGTGGTGGATGGACTACCAGAAACGGTATGGAGGTTTCCTGAAGCGCTTTGCCGAGGCTCTGCCCTCCGACGAAGAAGGCGAAAGTTACTCCAAAGAAGTTCCCGAAATGGAAAAAAGATACGGAGGATTTATGAGATTTTAA